One Sulfurimonas sp. HSL-3221 genomic window, CTTTAGCCGGTGAAGTGTCGAGAAGCGCACGCATCTCATCTTCCCAACCGCGCGGTGCATTGTGGCACAGTACGTGTGTCGGTTCCGCACCCATTTCGAGCAGGAAGGAAACAACACCGATCAGGAAGTCAGGGTCGCCCCAGATCGCGAATTTCTTACCGTGCATGTACGGGTAGCTATCCTGCATTGCGTCGACCAGGCGCTGGCGCTCGATCTTCAGTTCTGCCGGGATTTCGTTACCAGTCAGCTCGGAAAGCTTCATGATGAACTCGTCAGTCCCTTTCAGGCCTACCGGGTTACATGTTGTGCTCTCTTTGGATTTCCAGCGCTTCTGAACCATTTTCATAGTTTTCGGAGTCGCGTATTTCTGCAGAGAGATTGTCGCTTTGGAGTTGATACAGTCAGCTGCATCTTCCAGTTTAGTACCGCCGGCGAACATGTTGTACTCACCTGCAGGCATATCCCACTGATCAGAGTGGTCGCCGAGCATGATGTAGTCTGCACCCATCTTCTCAACGATCGTTTTGACCGCACGGATAGAACCGATGTACGTTTCGAAGCCCGGGATGATGTTGATGCGGTCTTTGACCTCTTCAGTTTTCTTCCCTTCAGTGAGCTGCTGCATTGTACCGTGCATCATGTTGTCGTAACCGGTGATGTGGCTACCGACGAAAGACGGAGTGTGCGCATACGGGATCGGGAATGATTCCGGAAGGTCAACACCACCGTCTTCCTCTTTCGCTGCAGTAATGAACGCGTAGAGGTCGTCACCGATGACTTCTGCCATACAAGTTGTGGAAACCATGATCATGTCCGGCTTGTAAACTGCTGCACAGTTTTTCAGACCGTCTTTCATGTTGACCAAACCACCGAATACCGCCGCGTCTTCAGTCATAGAGTCGGAAACACACGGTGTCGGCTCTTTGAAGTGACGTGTAAAGTATGAACGGAAGTAAGCAACACAACCGTGTGAACCGTGAACGTACGGCATACAGTTCTCGAAACCGAGAGCAACCATGACAGCACCGAGGGGCTGACATGCTTTTGCCGGGTTGACAGTGATCGCTTCACGAGCAAGGTTCTTTTCGCGGTAATCCCACGTAGTCGTCCACTCAGCAATTTCAGCGACTTTTTCTTTGTCGATGGCGCCCCAGGCACCCTCGAACTGTTTTTTGTTTGCCAGGACATCCCGGTACTCAGGATGCTGGAAAAGGTTTTTACCGTTGTCGATTTTATCTACGTTCTGCATTACGCTTCTCCTTCCGTTTCCCAAGGTGCTTTGCTATATCCCCAAACCGGAGAGTTGATCGCGAGGTCCATATCGGATGCGAAGATCGCGAAACCGTCGAATCCGTGGTACGGACCGCTGTAGTCCCAAGAGTGCATCTGGCGATACGGCAGACCCATTTTCTGGAAGACGTATTTTTCTTTAATACCAGAAGCAACGAGGTCCGGCTCAAGTTTCTTGACAAACGCTTCGAGCTCGTATTCGTTGACGTCATCGTAGATGACAGTTGAACGCATGATCTCGTCTTTTGTACGCTTGTAGTCATCGTCGTGTGCGAATTCGTAACCCGTACCGATAACTTCCATACCGAGGTCTTCGTAAGCGCCGATAACGTGACGCGGGCGGAGACCACCGACGAACAGCATTACCTGCTTGCCTTCGAGGCGCGGGCGGTATTTGTCAACAACAGCGTTGATCATCGGCTCATACTTCGCGATGACTTCTTCACATTTCGCTTGGATCTTCTCGTCGAAGAATGCAGCGATTTTGCGCAGTGACTTGTACGTCTGAGTCGGTCCGAAGAAGTTGTATTCAACCCAAGGAATACCGAACTCTTTCTCCATGTGACGGGAGATGTAGTTCATAGAACGGTAGCAGTGCAGGAGGTTCAGTTTAACCTTCGGCGTCTGTGCCATTTCTTTGAGCGTAGCATCGCCTGACCACTGAGCAGTTACACGCAGACCCATCTCTTCGAGAAGGATACGGCTTGACCATGCGTCACCACCGATGTTGTAGTCACCGATGATCGCAACGTCGTACTCAGTCGGCTCGATAGCGTCACCCAGTGTTTCAACGTTGCCGTCGAAAACGTAGTCACGGACAGTGTCGTTCGCGATGTGGTGACCCAGGGACTGAGAAACACCGCGGAAACCTTCACAGTTAACCGGAACGATCGTGTTACCAGTCGCTTTCGCGTAAACTTTAGAAGTCGCGTTGATGTCGTCACCGATCAGACCGATCGGACACTCAGACTGGACAGTGATACCGTTGTTCAGCGGGAACAGTGCGTCGATCTCTTCGAAACAGACAGCCAGTTTCTTGTCACCGCCGAAGACGATGTCTTTTTCCTGGAAGTCGGAAGAGAAGTTCATCGTAACGAATGTATCGACACCGGTTGTACCGATGTAGTAGTTACGACGGCCGGCACGTGAGTACTGACCACAACCGATCGGACCGTGAGAGATATGAACCATATCTTTAACCGGACCCCAAACAACACCTTTAGAACCGGCATAAGCACAACCACGCTGGCTCATGACACCCGGAACAGTTTTCTTATTCGAACGAACGTTACCGCAAGTTTTTTGGCTTTCATCCTCCGGTGAACCTACACCGAGGTGCTTAGCACGATTTTTTGCAGCTTTCTCCGGGTACGCCTTGAGTACCTCTTCAATCGCTGCTTTTTGTTTTGCTTCCAATGATTCTGGACCCATAATATCCTCCTCTATGTCTTTTAAAGAATCTATAATTTAATAGTTTGCTTACGCTGCCGTAATACGGAACTGAGCCATAGAGTCGAATTTCTTACAAAGGGCCATAGTCTCGTCATCGCCTGCATCGAGACGCTTGGAGAGCTCTGCAATCTGATAGCGGTTTGTATAGATCATGTAGTCAGACTCAGCCGTTGTAGCGTAGTGTACAAGTGCTTTGAACATGAACGTATCTTTGTTCGTATAAGAAAGCTCTTCTTTTTGACCTTCACGGCTTTCCATCATCATTTTAATTTCGCTGACGCTGCCGAAATCAACGCCTGAGTTATCCAGTTTTTCAACAACTTTTTCGTCCGGGATTGAATTCCCCATATCTGCTGGGAAGTGGAAACCAAGAATAAACATAATAATTCTCCTTCTTTGTCTGTTTTTTTCTTTTCATTATGAGAATTTTTATTCCCCCGAAGGGGAAAACGCATCTTTCAACCAAGGAAAGCCAAAGGCGATTACGCTTCTGCAGCCTTACCAACGTTTTCTTCGTCAGCCTCTTCTTCAAGACCGTATTTCATCAGAAGGTCTTCGAGGTCGTCCATCTCGAGCGGAGTCGGGATGATTTTCATGTCGTTCGCGATGATTTTGCGAGCAAGTTCTTTGTACTCAAGAGCTTGGTCAGAGTTCGGGCTGTATTCAACAACCGTCATACGGCGAAGTTCAGCGTGCTGAACGATGTTGTTACGCGGTACGAAGTGGATCATCTGAGTTCCGAGGTCTTTAGACAGTGCGATAGCAAGGTCATACTCTTTGTCAGTCATACGAGCGTTACAAACCAGACCAGCAAGGCGAACGCCACCAGTGTTTGCATACTTCAGAATACCTTTAGAGATGTTGTTAGCAGCGTACATTGCCATCATCTCACCAGACATAACGATGTAGATTTCCTGAGCTTTACCTTCACGGATCGGCATAGCGAAACCACCACAAACAACGTCACCGAGAACGTCGTAAGAAACGAAGTCAAGACCTTCTTCTTCGTAAGCGCCTTCTTCTTCGAGGAAGTTAATTGCAGTAATAACACCGCGTCCTGCACATCCAACACCCGGCTCTGGTCCGCCAGACTCTGTACAGTTGATCCAACCGCCCGGTGCGTCAGGAGCAAAAATACCTGCACCCGGTTTCATTGCATCTTCGAGTTCGAGGTCCTCAACAGTACCCATTTCAGCAGCGAGCTGCAGAATTGTAGACTGTGCTTTCTCGTGAAGGATCAGACGAGTTGAGTCCGCTTTCGGGTCACAACCAACGATCATGATGTTTTTATCAAAGTAATGAGCCATAGAAGCCAGAGTGTTTTGGGAAGTAGTAGATTTACCAATCCCACCTTTACCATAGAATGCGATTTGACGAAGTTCAGCCATTTTTTTCTCCTTGTAGATGTACTTCGCCGTAGTTGGTGCATGATGCGTTCCCGGTTTTTTCAGCGACAATTCCTTACATTCCTAAAAAATACGGACAACAATAGGAAAAAGGAACAAATTTGTAAGAATAGGATTTGCAGCAGTGCCGACATTTTGTCGTAAAAGCCCGGAAAGCACCTAAACAAGGGAGTTTGAGAGGATTTACTACTGAAAGGAATTCTCAAAATCAGGAAGGATACACGGGCTTCAAAATTGTCGCAAAAAGGACAAAAATTGTCGTATATGCGACAAAATGCCCTTAAGGCCCCTAAATAGGGGCTTGGAAGCTTAAATATTATTTTTAAAATGAAAGACGGTGAGATTGGTGCGGCGGAAACCGCGGCGGGTGTAAAAGTGCAGTGCGTTTTCATTGTCGATATCCGCGGCAAGTTGGATGCGTTTGTAGCCGTAGGACTGTGCCATGAAACGCATTTTGTTGATGAGACGGCTGCCCACCCCCATCTTACGGTACTCCTGTAGAACGACGAGGTCTTCGATCTGTCCGACAAAATCCCCCTCGGCGCTGGAGATGAGACGCTGCATCGTCAGCATGCCGACGACCTTCCCCTCGTGACGCGCGACAAGCAGATCGGTCCCCTCGTGGGCGTAGAGTTTTGCGATCCCCGAGAGCTGCTTGTCGAAGTCGATCTCGAAATCCTGTTCAATCGCGAAAAGCACGCCCAGCAGTCCGGCCATATGCGGCAGGTCCTCCTCCGTTGCCGGTTCGATGGTGATCCCCGTTTTCATATTGATGTCGCAGATCTCCGGGTGGAGCACTTCAATCACCAGCTTCGCATGCTCATTCAGAGGATTGTCTCCTATATAGAGTGATTTCAGGTTCTTCATATTTGCCAGCGCTTCGGGAAGGTCGACAATGGCGTTACCGTCGATATCGAGTTCGTAGAGCTCCTCATAGCGGCTGATCGACTCGGGCAGCTCGGCAATGGCGTTGGAGGAGTAGCACAGCGACCCCAGGACGCTCGACGGCAGCATCGGGAACGCCGTCAGCCCGCAGCCGTCGCAGGAGAACGCCCGCAGATAGGGGGCGAAATCATCCGCGATCTCCAGGGTTGAGAGCGCGTTGTCGTCGAGGGTCAGTACCTCGAGCTCGTCCAGCCCGTGCAGGGCGATGTGACGAATACGGTTCGAAGCGAGATTGACCGATTCGACGCCGAGGGTGAAAAAGGCCTTGTCGATGGTCTCGATACGGTTGTCGGAGAGGTCCAGTTCCAGCAGGGAACTAAGGTACGCCGCCTCCGGGGGAATGGACGTGATCAGGTTGCCTTCCAGGTTCAGCCGTTCGACGGACGTGAGCTGGGCCGGCATCGCGGATATATCTTTAATATAGTTCGTCGCGAGGTTGAGGGTCCGGAGTTCATTGGGAACACTCAGACAGCGCTCAAAGCCTTCAAGAACGTTACCGCTGAGATCAAGCACCCGGAGCGTCGTGAAACGGGTCAGTTCGGAAACGTCGCTGATGCGGTTCCCGCTGAGATTGAGCGAACGGACCGGAAGCATGCCCAGGAGCGCCGGTACGGCACTGAAGGCGTTGCGCCGAAGATCGACGTTGCTCAGTTTCGTCATCGACACCATGGACTCCGGCAGGGATGAAAGCTTGTTGTTGCCCAGGTTGAGCGCGACCAGTTCGCTGAGCAGTCCGAACGCTTCAGGCAGCTGCGCCAGGGCACGGCTGCTGAGATCGAGACGCTTCACCTCCGTGGGCGCTTTGATCTCCGATGAAATGGCCCGCTGCTCCATCAACCATGCACGCAGGGTCTCCCATTGCGGTTCGGTCATGCTCACTCTCCTTCCGCCAGACGGCGTATCCGCTCGAGGCGCTGTTCAATCAGGTGTTCGATCTCTTCGAAATCATAGGTACCGAACTGGTTCATGTCGTACAATTTTACCAGTGCGGCACGGCAACAACTCTTATTGCATTCGGTCACAAGCTTTTTTGCTTTTTTGAAAGGGAGGGAGGTATTTTGAAAGATGTCGATGGCCTCGGCCACGTTTTTTTCGCCGCATTCGCAGATCTCCATCTGCAGGATCTCTTCTTTACTGCGCATGATTAGCCTCCGCGGGACGGGAGTCCTGGGCGGGAGGGATCAAAGACCGTTTTCAGTCTTGAACGTGTTGGCTTCTTCGACGGCAACGCGAAGTTTTTCACTCAGTTCCGGCATTTTGACGTAATCGGTCCAGAGTGTGTCTTCGACGATATCGTGGATCTCAGAAGCGATCTCTACCGCCAGACGTTTGCGCTTGGCCAACTCTTTTTTCAGTTCTTTTGCATCAGCTGACATTCTATCTCCTTGTTCGAGGTGGTTCAGGCCCCTCTGCAAACACGACCGAAATCGTCTTTGCAAAGAGGCCCTCAGGCCACTTTATGGACCTCGATGAGGGCTGCTTCCTCTTTGCGGAGGCCGACCAGGGTACGGTTGATCATCACCTGGACGGTGCTTTTGAACCAGCCGAAATGCTTAATGCTGATCTGCGCATTCGGCATCAGGCCCATTGCCAGCAGGCGCGCACGCAGTGCACCGTGGACATTGATAGCGTCCACCGCTGCTATTTCACCGACTTTCATCTGCAGTAAACACATTTCGGGCTCCTTTAAAGTGAAAATGCGTAAATGTTCTCGAACTTAACCGAGTTGCCGCCCTTGCTCATATGGACGAACGTCTGTTGCTGTTTGAAGTGGTACTTCTCATAAAGATCCACGACCGGCTTCACCCCGAGTGGGACATCGGCAAAGACCTTTTTGAGCCCCCGGAAATAGAGGACCCCTTTCATCATCTTCTCCGCTTCGTCCTCATGCCCTTCGCGGACCTGCCAGGGGCCCAGATAGACATGGCGTGCGTTCACGACGCTGGAGTGCTGGAACGCATTGGGCAGCGTGAACTTGAGCGAGCTTGTGCGTTCCATCTCGTCCATGAGGAACTCCAGACGGTTCTCGCCGAAGGTCTCATGGTCGATGACGGAGATGGCGGACTCGAAGTTGCCGCCGTCCAGTTCCTTCGCGTGCGCATTGGTAAAGTTGAACGGCGGCACCTTGCCGACATTAATGAAACGGCCCACTTCCATGTTCGATTCAAAGCCGTGGGCTTTGAAAAACGGCACGAGATCCGGGTTGGCATGGAGATAGATTTTGCGGAAATCGTTCTCCAGTACCGTCAGAAGCGTCTTGAAAAGGCGGGTGCCTATTCCCTTCTTCTGATATTCCGGACGCACCATAAAATATTTCATCTGCGCCGTTTCGGAGAAGCCGATGGACATGATCGCCCCGACAAGCTTGCCGTCTTCATAGGCGCCATAACAAAGGTGCGGAGAGTGCATCATCATCAGTTTGATATGGTAGCCGTCAGCGAGCCAGCCTACCGTATCGGCAATCTTGACCAGTTCACTGACGTCTGCAAATTTGAGCCATCCTATGAACATTGACTCTGCCTGTAAAGAGATACGAGCTCCATGTCGTCAAGGACCTGCTTTCGTGACGTCACGATTTCGCGGATCCGTGGCAGCAATGAGTGCAACGCACTCTTTTCGGCAGTAATACCGAGCTGTTTGAGATGGTACATGACCGTGCCCGTTCCCGAATGTTTGCCGATCGGGAATGCGCGAAGCCCCCCGACCTCTTCGGCATCAAAAGGTTCGTAGGCACGGCTGTTTTTCATCATACCGTCGGCATGAATACCGCTCTCATGGGCAAAGAGGCGCTCCCCGATAATGGGAGCATTCGGCGCGATGGTCACGCCCGCCGCCTCGGCAACGATGGCAATGAGCGAACGCATCTGCATCGCGTCGATATGACGCGCGTCGCCGTAGAGATGCTTGAGGGCCATCGAGATCTGCTCGAAGGAGGCGTTGCCCGCCCGTTCGCCCAGTCCGATAACTGTTGTATTGACGCTCTGTGCACCGGCATCGAGTCCGCTGAGCGCATTGGCATTGGCAAGACCGAAATCATTGTGCGTGTGCATTTCGATCGGAAGGAGATTGAGGGAAACCAATGCCTTGATGGCTTCATAGGTGCGCGTCGGTGTCAGAATCCCGACGGTATCGCAGTAGCGGAAACGGTCAGCACCGAGCGTATGGCCCAGTTGCATCACTTCGGCAATAAAGGAGAGATCGGCACGGGAGCTGTCTTCGGCTCCGATGCAGACATAGAGTCCTTCGCGTTTCGCGGCCAAGATGACTGCCTCGAGTTGCGAAAGCATCCGTTCCTTGTCACCGCCGAACTTGACGTCGATCAGAATGTCAGAAACGGGAATGGAGAGGTCAACGGCCGGCACGCCGCATTCAAGCGACGCCTCGAGATCGCGCATCGTCGCACGGTTCCAGGTCATCATCCGCGCCCCCAGCCCCAGGGCGAGAAGCTCGCGGATGTCTTCCTGTTCGCGCGTTCCCATGGCGGGAATGCCGATTTCGAGTTCATCGGCGCCGCACGCATCAAGCGCGCGGGCGATCGCTATCTTTTCAACGGTGTTGAACGCCACATAGGGCGCCTGCTCACCGTCACGTAACGTCGTGTCGTTGATAAAAGCCATTTCCATCCTTCACCTTCGTCAATTCGTCTCATCTGACGCAAATGCGAAAGCATTTATCTGCTTCTTAGCGGCCTTTTGCTGTTTCCCGCCGAAGCGGGGACAGCGATTGCTTAGTTCGCTTCCATCTCCTCGGGGAGATTGAAGTATTTACGCGTTGCTTTCAGGACGGAAGCTTCCATCGGCTGATAAGCGTAGCTCATGTCGGCGACGAGGCCGGCTGCTTTGAGGTCATCCTGCGGACAACCGCCGATCTTCGCCGTGAGGATCAGCTTACAGTCTTTGAGTTTTTCAACGATCGCGTCGATCGGGTTCGTGCCATCCGGACCTGCACAGTACTCATAGTCGAGTTTGCGGTGGTGGATGAAGCGGATACCGAGGTCGCCTGCTTCGTAGATAAGGAACTCTTTAACAGAACCGAAGTGCTGGTTGATCATACCTTCGCCCGCTGTCGTAACGGCAACGAGGATCGTCTGACCGTCAGAACTGAGGTCTGCTTTCTCTTTACGGACACGCTCGTTCGCTCTGTCAAGGAAGAAGCGGAACTCTTCGATCTTGGCGTGCGCCTCTTTGCGTCCTTCAACGTTGTAGTGTGCTTCGAGGGCATCGAAGCTCATTTCAGCGAAGCGTTCTTTCGTGAATTCCGCACCGCGGTCTTCA contains:
- the nifK gene encoding nitrogenase molybdenum-iron protein subunit beta, which gives rise to MQNVDKIDNGKNLFQHPEYRDVLANKKQFEGAWGAIDKEKVAEIAEWTTTWDYREKNLAREAITVNPAKACQPLGAVMVALGFENCMPYVHGSHGCVAYFRSYFTRHFKEPTPCVSDSMTEDAAVFGGLVNMKDGLKNCAAVYKPDMIMVSTTCMAEVIGDDLYAFITAAKEEDGGVDLPESFPIPYAHTPSFVGSHITGYDNMMHGTMQQLTEGKKTEEVKDRINIIPGFETYIGSIRAVKTIVEKMGADYIMLGDHSDQWDMPAGEYNMFAGGTKLEDAADCINSKATISLQKYATPKTMKMVQKRWKSKESTTCNPVGLKGTDEFIMKLSELTGNEIPAELKIERQRLVDAMQDSYPYMHGKKFAIWGDPDFLIGVVSFLLEMGAEPTHVLCHNAPRGWEDEMRALLDTSPAKDDLNVWAGKDLWHMRSFLFTEPVDFMIGNSYGKELMRDTGTPLIYMGFPIFDRHHLHRYSLSGYEGALNMLTQITNKVLDQLDEETKGIATTDYFFDLIR
- the nifD gene encoding nitrogenase molybdenum-iron protein alpha chain encodes the protein MGPESLEAKQKAAIEEVLKAYPEKAAKNRAKHLGVGSPEDESQKTCGNVRSNKKTVPGVMSQRGCAYAGSKGVVWGPVKDMVHISHGPIGCGQYSRAGRRNYYIGTTGVDTFVTMNFSSDFQEKDIVFGGDKKLAVCFEEIDALFPLNNGITVQSECPIGLIGDDINATSKVYAKATGNTIVPVNCEGFRGVSQSLGHHIANDTVRDYVFDGNVETLGDAIEPTEYDVAIIGDYNIGGDAWSSRILLEEMGLRVTAQWSGDATLKEMAQTPKVKLNLLHCYRSMNYISRHMEKEFGIPWVEYNFFGPTQTYKSLRKIAAFFDEKIQAKCEEVIAKYEPMINAVVDKYRPRLEGKQVMLFVGGLRPRHVIGAYEDLGMEVIGTGYEFAHDDDYKRTKDEIMRSTVIYDDVNEYELEAFVKKLEPDLVASGIKEKYVFQKMGLPYRQMHSWDYSGPYHGFDGFAIFASDMDLAINSPVWGYSKAPWETEGEA
- the nifH gene encoding nitrogenase iron protein, with protein sequence MAELRQIAFYGKGGIGKSTTSQNTLASMAHYFDKNIMIVGCDPKADSTRLILHEKAQSTILQLAAEMGTVEDLELEDAMKPGAGIFAPDAPGGWINCTESGGPEPGVGCAGRGVITAINFLEEEGAYEEEGLDFVSYDVLGDVVCGGFAMPIREGKAQEIYIVMSGEMMAMYAANNISKGILKYANTGGVRLAGLVCNARMTDKEYDLAIALSKDLGTQMIHFVPRNNIVQHAELRRMTVVEYSPNSDQALEYKELARKIIANDMKIIPTPLEMDDLEDLLMKYGLEEEADEENVGKAAEA
- a CDS encoding GNAT family N-acetyltransferase, which codes for MTEPQWETLRAWLMEQRAISSEIKAPTEVKRLDLSSRALAQLPEAFGLLSELVALNLGNNKLSSLPESMVSMTKLSNVDLRRNAFSAVPALLGMLPVRSLNLSGNRISDVSELTRFTTLRVLDLSGNVLEGFERCLSVPNELRTLNLATNYIKDISAMPAQLTSVERLNLEGNLITSIPPEAAYLSSLLELDLSDNRIETIDKAFFTLGVESVNLASNRIRHIALHGLDELEVLTLDDNALSTLEIADDFAPYLRAFSCDGCGLTAFPMLPSSVLGSLCYSSNAIAELPESISRYEELYELDIDGNAIVDLPEALANMKNLKSLYIGDNPLNEHAKLVIEVLHPEICDINMKTGITIEPATEEDLPHMAGLLGVLFAIEQDFEIDFDKQLSGIAKLYAHEGTDLLVARHEGKVVGMLTMQRLISSAEGDFVGQIEDLVVLQEYRKMGVGSRLINKMRFMAQSYGYKRIQLAADIDNENALHFYTRRGFRRTNLTVFHFKNNI
- a CDS encoding CCE_0567 family metalloprotein, translating into MSADAKELKKELAKRKRLAVEIASEIHDIVEDTLWTDYVKMPELSEKLRVAVEEANTFKTENGL
- a CDS encoding FeoA family protein, producing the protein MCLLQMKVGEIAAVDAINVHGALRARLLAMGLMPNAQISIKHFGWFKSTVQVMINRTLVGLRKEEAALIEVHKVA
- a CDS encoding GNAT family N-acetyltransferase, coding for MFIGWLKFADVSELVKIADTVGWLADGYHIKLMMMHSPHLCYGAYEDGKLVGAIMSIGFSETAQMKYFMVRPEYQKKGIGTRLFKTLLTVLENDFRKIYLHANPDLVPFFKAHGFESNMEVGRFINVGKVPPFNFTNAHAKELDGGNFESAISVIDHETFGENRLEFLMDEMERTSSLKFTLPNAFQHSSVVNARHVYLGPWQVREGHEDEAEKMMKGVLYFRGLKKVFADVPLGVKPVVDLYEKYHFKQQQTFVHMSKGGNSVKFENIYAFSL
- the nifV gene encoding homocitrate synthase codes for the protein MAFINDTTLRDGEQAPYVAFNTVEKIAIARALDACGADELEIGIPAMGTREQEDIRELLALGLGARMMTWNRATMRDLEASLECGVPAVDLSIPVSDILIDVKFGGDKERMLSQLEAVILAAKREGLYVCIGAEDSSRADLSFIAEVMQLGHTLGADRFRYCDTVGILTPTRTYEAIKALVSLNLLPIEMHTHNDFGLANANALSGLDAGAQSVNTTVIGLGERAGNASFEQISMALKHLYGDARHIDAMQMRSLIAIVAEAAGVTIAPNAPIIGERLFAHESGIHADGMMKNSRAYEPFDAEEVGGLRAFPIGKHSGTGTVMYHLKQLGITAEKSALHSLLPRIREIVTSRKQVLDDMELVSLYRQSQCS